A DNA window from Onthophagus taurus isolate NC chromosome 1, IU_Otau_3.0, whole genome shotgun sequence contains the following coding sequences:
- the LOC111417370 gene encoding thioredoxin-like, producing MLSVRTTAVKLVNLSGWKRNFSNTLLKAATFKVQDDKDFSEKVENSKDPVIVDFFATWCGPCKALEPRLENIAAKRQGKIQIAKVDVDDLGEVAAKYEVGTIPALVVFRNGKVQERLVGLQDEDKLSMWVDKVMDGKEK from the exons ATGTTGAGTGTACGTACGACTGCAGTAAAATTGGTAAATTTATCTGGttggaaaagaaatttttcaaacactttATTAAAAGCGGCGACGTTCAAAGTGCAGGATGACAAAGATTTTTCCGAAAAGGTCGAGAATAGTAAGGATCCCGTTATTGTTGACTTTTTCGCTAC ATGGTGTGGTCCTTGCAAAGCACTTGAACCCCGCCTAGAAAATATTGCTGCAAAACGTCAAGGGAAAATACAAATTGCCAAGGTTGATGTGGATGACTTAGGAGAAGTTGCAGCCAAATATGAA GTTGGTACAATTCCTGCTTTGGTTGTGTTTCGTAATGGTAAAGTTCAAGAAAGATTGGTTGGATTACAGGATGAAGATAAATTGAGCATGTGGGTTGATAAAGTTATGGATGGTAAAGAGAAGTAA